A stretch of the Lineus longissimus chromosome 10, tnLinLong1.2, whole genome shotgun sequence genome encodes the following:
- the LOC135494374 gene encoding uncharacterized protein LOC135494374, which produces MANEWKLWLECYDSYCLASGVDRKGAEVQKHTFLHCVGMKTRRKFDNLQGEKGTVQQCKDLLTTYFVPKRNVVAERYSFRSRAQKDDETVDTYSNILRELAKTCEFGNLEDEMLRDQIVEKCRSSKLREKFLGQETLTLDKVLKMARLFEQATAEAKVMNAGASSKTHSVDRVQSTSDKKGRSPFHTSKECFRCGRTDHAPDTCGARTAVCNTCGAKGHYSRKCSEKKEKGDTASEKKDNAAKFKRKPRNKPRKTVRHVREENADSDEEFVWSISSKSKERGQPVLVL; this is translated from the coding sequence ATGGCCAATGAATGGAAATTATGGCTAGAATGCTATGATTCATATTGCCTCGCCTCCGGTGTTGATAGGAAAGGGGCTGAAGTCCAGAAACACACTTTCCTACATTGTGTTGGAATGAAGACTCGTCGTAAGTTCGACAACTTGCAGGGCGAGAAAGGGACCGTCCAACAATGTAAAGATCTGTTGACCACCTATTTCGTGCCAAAAAGGAACGTGGTTGCAGAGCGTTATTCGTTTCGATCGCGGGCACAAAAGGACGATGAAACCGTTGACACGTATAGTAACATTCTCCGTGAACTGGCAAAAACATGCGAGTTTGGTAACTTAGAGGATGAAATGTTACGGGACCAAATCGTGGAGAAATGCCGGTCGTCCAAGTTACGTGAGAAATTTCTTGGACAAGAAACTCTGACACTTGATAAAGTACTCAAGATGGCTCGTTTATTCGAACAGGCTACAGCGGAAGCTAAGGTGATGAATGCCGGTGCTTCTTCGAAGACACACTCCGTGGATCGGGTCCAGTCAACGTCCGATAAGAAAGGTCGATCTCCATTTCACACATCGAAAGAATGTTTTCGATGTGGGAGAACTGATCATGCGCCAGATACATGTGGTGCGCGTACCGCTGTATGTAACACGTGTGGTGCAAAGGGGCATTACTCTAGAAAATGTTCCGAAAAGAAAGAGAAAGGTGACACTGCGTCTGAGAAAAAGGACAATGCTGCTAAGTTTAAACGTAAACCGCGCAATAAACCTCGAAAAACTGTTCGTCATGTACGGGAGGAAAATGCCGACTCCGATGAGGAATTTGTTTGGAGCATCTCCTCGAAATCGAAGGAACGTGGACAACCTGTACTTGTGTTGTAG
- the LOC135494961 gene encoding coiled-coil domain-containing protein 91-like has translation MSTIVLRKTRDPLDHLSRMLNKTTLTTQRVGHENVMTVGSDVLSKVFTNKKDDRQKEIDDAVEAAEKRAARELRAAMKRLRHELEDDKQRALDAQKLYYTKLAKKVNEQRDKLEEERVRELLRKCEKEKQEALQAQWEECERLKEEAIKDALATYSKKLRNEFALERERAIAEALHAQKIKFQQRLQATVEATIAKCQQDAAEEAARVAVLHQQETDELNRRYDILTKKYKRELDHKMRLERDFFELQTDYKRFMDYTGGQYNSDYMMRLRKYGLQLSDRRISQVTYKDIEEDDESTDSFINPLDESPNCLTHLTRPSTSSTRRNTLNTRPSSSRFRPRTAGSLNSLD, from the exons ATGTCAACAATAGTTCTCAGGAAGACGAGGGATCCCCTGGATCACTTATCACGCATGTTGAATAAGACCACGCTCACAACTCAACGTGTTGGACATGAAAATGTGATGA CGGTAGGCAgtgatgttctctccaaagtaTTCACCAATAAGAAGGATGATCGACAGAAGGAGATTGACGATGCAGTGGAAGCAGCTGAAAAGCGTGCAGCTCGAGAACTTCGTGCCGCCATGAAACGGCTAAGGCATGAACTTGAAGATGATAAACAAAGGGCTTTGGATGCTCAGAAGTTG TATTACACCAAGTTAGCCAAGAAAGTCAATGAACAAAGGGATAAGTTAGAAGAAGAACGGGTCCGAGAACTCTTAAGAAAATGTGAGAAGGAAAAACAGGAGGCTCTGCAGGCTCAGTGGGAGGAGTGTGAACGATTGAAGGAGGAGGCAATAAAGGATGCCCTGGCAACCTACTCCAAAAAATTACGAAACGAGTTTGCCTTGGAGAGGGAGAGGGCCATAGCGGAGGCTCTACACGCTCAAAAG ATAAAGTTCCAGCAGCGTTTACAAGCTACAGTTGAAGCAACGATTGCCAAATGTCAACAAGATGCAGCTGAAGAGGCAGCAAGGGTAGCTGTCCTACATCAACAGGAGACTGATGAACTCAATAGGAG ATACGATATTTTGACAAAAAAGTATAAGCGAGAACTTGACCATAAGATGAGGCTGGAACGAGACTTTTTT GAGCTACAAACGGACTACAAAAGATTCATGGACTACACCGGTGGCCAGTACAACTCCGACTACATGATGCGCCTGCGAAAGTACGGGCTACAGTTATCAGACCGCAGAATTAGCCAAGTAACATATAAAGATattgaagaagatgatgagtCGACCGACTCTTTTATAAATCCGCTAGATGAATCTCCAAATTGTTTAACACATTTGACAAGGCCTAGTACAAGTTCCACGAGGCGTAATACTTTGAACACGAGGCCTAGTTCATCCAGGTTTAGACCAAGAACTGCTGGGTCTTTGAATTCTCTAGATTAA
- the LOC135494375 gene encoding probable serine/threonine-protein kinase nek3, producing MGDKYKKIELIGSGTFGRVWLVSAEKTGRKYAIKEIQVSGMSSRDKEQALTEVSALGRCKHVNIIRYKEAFVDKGMLNIAMEYADGGDLHTRIKQQKGVYFAEQVVLDWYTQICFGLRYIHGRNILHRDLKTQNIFLTNTGTIKIGDFGIAKILQDTSDHARTAIGTPYYLSPEICQRKPYNHKSDIWASGCVLYELTCLVHPFDGMNFSDLVLKIMQGQYKSVPSHYSALVEDLISILLRVDATKRPSARQILCIPVMQPNVDAYVHRMHHLHVNVCNSLATLNIFEKRKVPDAEKGKCYFTDDEKENVSPETSTLPPKRPRKYSLSTPKPEDVMRDKRSNSAESSKEVVKQNKMSVKNSPKYSLYMDIVKKRREQSPLASLLLKPKRDTPVRDKSKQEPRLSLFVNSEQAKKKRTPSTASQSSRESAQSTASQPLRESTQPTESQSSQKSTKASASQSSCVSTPSSATQSLGESTHALPKAGQSSGESVSSASRGQRQNYADGSVLLERKQVNQSVPSLPKAVSETLERVDKEFEAIKDRVQSLRKRSLSDHRAAREGADRQTETGDGTCDGKQGTEKPEQPKRSSSHDRVNSYKDAEDTSEAEEMAPSGATDSCNPGKVELSKELLLLGRRDSAGSRYTQDSITQSRTEGGTEAKGATSNTATSARVVGEEERLQV from the exons ATGGGAGACAAGTACAAAAAAATTGAACTTATCGGCTCCGGGACTTTTGGACGCGTTTGGCTCGTTTCGGCGGAGAAAACCGGTCGCAAATATGCGATCAAGGAGATCCAAGTCTCGGGGATGAGCAGTCGCGACAAGGAGCAAGCGCTCACGGAGGTGTCGGCCTTGGGACGGTGTAAGCATGTGAATATCATCAGATACAAGGAGGCGTTCGTGGACAAGGGGATGCTGAACATCGCAATGGAATACGCGGACGGAG GCGATCTTCATACTAGAATCAAGCAACAAAAGGGTGTCTATTTTGCGGAGCAGGTCGTCCTGGACTGGTACACGCAGATTTGCTTCGGTCTGAGGTACATCCACGGCAGGAACATTCTCCACAGAG ATCTGAAGACCCAGAACATCTTCCTGACAAACACTGGCACCATCAAGATTGGGGATTTCGGTATAGCGAAGATTCTTCAGGACACCTCTGACCATGCCCGCACCGCTATTGGGACACCTTATTACCTTAGTCCGGAGATTTGCCAACGGAAACC CTATAACCACAAAAGCGACATCTGGGCATCGGGATGTGTTCTCTATGAGCTTACCTGTCTAGTCCACCCGTTCGATGGGATGAACTTCTCTGATCTCGTCCTCAAGATTATGCAAGGGCAATATAAAAGCGTCCCAAG CCATTACAGCGCGTTGGTCGAGGACCTCATCTCGATTCTTCTACGAGTAGACGCTACCAAGCGGCCATCAGCTAGACAGATCCTCTGCATCCCCGTGATGCAACCCAATGTGGATGCTTACGTGCATAGGATGCATCATCTCCATGTGAATGTGTGCAACTCTCTGGCAACATTGAACATCTTTGAGAAAAGGAAGGTCCCGGATGCCGAGAAAGGGAAGTGCTATTTTACAGATGATGAAAAAGAGAAT GTCTCACCAGAAACAAGCACCCTGCCTCCAAAGCGACCAAGAAAATATTCACTGTCGACACCGAAACCTGAAGACGTCATGCGAGACAAGCGGTCTAATTCTGCTGAATCGTCCAAAGAAGTTGTCAAACAAAACAAG ATGAGCGTCAAGAACTCACCAAAGTACAGTCTCTACATGGACATCGTCAAGAAGCGAAGAGAGCAATCCCCTCTCGCTTCGCTACTGCTAAAACCAAAGCGTGACACGCCTGTGAGAGACAAGTCGAAACAAGAACCGCGACTCTCCCTCTTTGTTAATAGTGAGCAAGCCAAGAAGAAAAGAACACCATCCACTGCCAGCCAGTCTTCCCGGGAGTCAGCACAGTCCACTGCTAGTCAGCCCCTGCGGGAGTCGACACAGCCCACTGAGAGTCAGTCTTCGCAAAAGTCAACCAAGGCTTCTGCCAGTCAGTCTTCGTGCGTGTCAACACCATCCTCGGCTACCCAGTCTCTGGGGGAGTCAACCCATGCACTTCCCAAAGCTGGCCAGTCTTCGGGGGAATCAGTGTCCTCTGCTTCACGCGGACAAAGGCAGAATTATGCTGATGGCAGTGTCTTACTTGAAAGAAAACAAGTCAACCAGTCTGTTCCAAGCTTGCCGAAAGCTGTTTCGGAGACCCTAGAGAGAGTTGATAAGGAATTCGAAGCAATAAAGGATCGTGTTCAGTCCCTGAGGAAAAGGAGTCTGAGCGACCATAGAGCTGCCCGCGAGGGTGCAGACAGGCAAACTGAAACTGGTGACGGCACTTGTGATGGGAAACAGGGCACTGAAAAACCTGAGCAGCCGAAGAGATCCAGCAGTCATGATAGGGTGAACAGCTACAAGGATGCCGAGGATACATCCGAGGCTGAAGAGATGGCTCCAAGTGGTGCGACAGACTCTTGCAATCCAGGAAAGGTGGAGTTGTCGAAAGAGCTTCTTCTGCTCGGTAGGAGAGATTCTGCCGGATCAAGGTACACCCAGGACAGCATCACTCAAAGTCGTACTGAGGGAGGTACTGAAGCCAAAGGTGCAACTTCGAACACAGCGACGTCTGCCCGAGTGGTAGGAGAGGAGG AAAGACTCCAGGTCTAG
- the LOC135495111 gene encoding 2-acylglycerol O-acyltransferase 1-like isoform X3 translates to MSSQQQVKTRPHSRPSRNFVVLRKTIYAGPVMAIGIKILEVICALKFVGTFLFGGFGCLFFAIYLLSTRLYFIPLIYLVWFVWDRDTSEKGGRRLESPRNWRVWRLAAEYFPMKLHKTVDIATDRNYVFAYHPHGILGFGAFMHFATNGTHADKIFPGLRRSLLILKGQFDFPFYREYLMLAGLCAVTKRSIEWMLTREGKGNAVVIIIGGAKEALEAHPGRYCIDLKERKGFIKIAMRHGADIVPVFSFGENDIYHQVSNPKGSRLRNAQEWLMQYTGFSPPILMGRGFIQKYFGMMPFRRPVNTVVGSPIPVEKIAEPSREQIKDMHAIYIKKLEELFEEHKGRFGVSEDTHITYM, encoded by the exons ATGTCATCACAACAACAGGTTAAAACTCGACCTCACTCCCGCCCGTCACGGAATTTTGTGGTTTTAAGGAAGACGATATATGCAG GTCCAGTCATGGCGATCGGGATCAAAATCCTTGAGGTCATTTGCGCCCTAAAATTTGTCGGAACTTTCCTCTTCGGGGGCTTTGGCTGCCTGTTCTTCGCCATCTACCTTCTGTCCACTCGATTGTACTTCATCCCTCTGATCTACCTGGTGTGGTTCGTGTGGGACCGGGACACTTCCGAGAAGGGTGGAAGACGCCTGGAATCACCCAGGAACTGGCGTGTGTGGCGCCTCGCAGCGGAGTATTTCCCGATGAAACTGCACAAAACTGTTGATATCGCTACAGATCGGAATTATGTTTTTGCATATCATCCGCATGGGATTCTAGGATTTGGAGCATTTATGCACTTTGCTACAAATGGAACACACGCAGATAAAATATTCCCTGGACTGCGGAGATCTCTTTTGATACTCAAAGGACAATTTGACTTTCCTTTTTATCGGGAATATTTGATGCTGGCAG GATTGTGTGCCGTTACCAAGCGAAGTATAGAATGGATGCTCACACGAGAGGGGAAAGGAAATGCAGTGGTCATCATAATAGGGGGCGCTAAAGAAGCATTGGAGGCACATCCGGGAAGATACTGCATCGATCTGAAGGAGAGGAAAGGGTTTATCAAAATAGCCATGAGGCACGG GGCCGACATCGTGCCAGTATTTTCATTTGGCGAGAACGACATCTACCATCAAGTTAGCAATCCAAAGGGCTCCCGACTCCGCAACGCCCAGGAATGGCTGATGCAGTACACCGGATTCTCCCCGCCCATCCTAATGGGGAGGGGCTTCATTCAGAAGTATTTTGGAATGATGCCATTTAGGAGGCCTGTAAATACAGTGG TTGGGAGTCCGATACCAGTCGAAAAGATTGCCGAGCCGTCCAGAGAACAAATAAAAGACATGCATGCCATTTACATAAAAAAGCTGGAGGAATTATTCGAAGAACACAAGGGACGTTTCGGAGTGAGTGAAGATACTCACATAACGTACATGTAA
- the LOC135495111 gene encoding 2-acylglycerol O-acyltransferase 1-like isoform X1: MIETRGPVMAIGIKILEVICALKFVGTFLFGGFGCLFFAIYLLSTRLYFIPLIYLVWFVWDRDTSEKGGRRLESPRNWRVWRLAAEYFPMKLHKTVDIATDRNYVFAYHPHGILGFGAFMHFATNGTHADKIFPGLRRSLLILKGQFDFPFYREYLMLAGLCAVTKRSIEWMLTREGKGNAVVIIIGGAKEALEAHPGRYCIDLKERKGFIKIAMRHGADIVPVFSFGENDIYHQVSNPKGSRLRNAQEWLMQYTGFSPPILMGRGFIQKYFGMMPFRRPVNTVVGSPIPVEKIAEPSREQIKDMHAIYIKKLEELFEEHKGRFGVSEDTHITYM; this comes from the exons ATGATTGAAACCCGAG GTCCAGTCATGGCGATCGGGATCAAAATCCTTGAGGTCATTTGCGCCCTAAAATTTGTCGGAACTTTCCTCTTCGGGGGCTTTGGCTGCCTGTTCTTCGCCATCTACCTTCTGTCCACTCGATTGTACTTCATCCCTCTGATCTACCTGGTGTGGTTCGTGTGGGACCGGGACACTTCCGAGAAGGGTGGAAGACGCCTGGAATCACCCAGGAACTGGCGTGTGTGGCGCCTCGCAGCGGAGTATTTCCCGATGAAACTGCACAAAACTGTTGATATCGCTACAGATCGGAATTATGTTTTTGCATATCATCCGCATGGGATTCTAGGATTTGGAGCATTTATGCACTTTGCTACAAATGGAACACACGCAGATAAAATATTCCCTGGACTGCGGAGATCTCTTTTGATACTCAAAGGACAATTTGACTTTCCTTTTTATCGGGAATATTTGATGCTGGCAG GATTGTGTGCCGTTACCAAGCGAAGTATAGAATGGATGCTCACACGAGAGGGGAAAGGAAATGCAGTGGTCATCATAATAGGGGGCGCTAAAGAAGCATTGGAGGCACATCCGGGAAGATACTGCATCGATCTGAAGGAGAGGAAAGGGTTTATCAAAATAGCCATGAGGCACGG GGCCGACATCGTGCCAGTATTTTCATTTGGCGAGAACGACATCTACCATCAAGTTAGCAATCCAAAGGGCTCCCGACTCCGCAACGCCCAGGAATGGCTGATGCAGTACACCGGATTCTCCCCGCCCATCCTAATGGGGAGGGGCTTCATTCAGAAGTATTTTGGAATGATGCCATTTAGGAGGCCTGTAAATACAGTGG TTGGGAGTCCGATACCAGTCGAAAAGATTGCCGAGCCGTCCAGAGAACAAATAAAAGACATGCATGCCATTTACATAAAAAAGCTGGAGGAATTATTCGAAGAACACAAGGGACGTTTCGGAGTGAGTGAAGATACTCACATAACGTACATGTAA
- the LOC135495111 gene encoding 2-acylglycerol O-acyltransferase 1-like isoform X2 produces MAIGIKILEVICALKFVGTFLFGGFGCLFFAIYLLSTRLYFIPLIYLVWFVWDRDTSEKGGRRLESPRNWRVWRLAAEYFPMKLHKTVDIATDRNYVFAYHPHGILGFGAFMHFATNGTHADKIFPGLRRSLLILKGQFDFPFYREYLMLAGLCAVTKRSIEWMLTREGKGNAVVIIIGGAKEALEAHPGRYCIDLKERKGFIKIAMRHGADIVPVFSFGENDIYHQVSNPKGSRLRNAQEWLMQYTGFSPPILMGRGFIQKYFGMMPFRRPVNTVVGSPIPVEKIAEPSREQIKDMHAIYIKKLEELFEEHKGRFGVSEDTHITYM; encoded by the exons ATGGCGATCGGGATCAAAATCCTTGAGGTCATTTGCGCCCTAAAATTTGTCGGAACTTTCCTCTTCGGGGGCTTTGGCTGCCTGTTCTTCGCCATCTACCTTCTGTCCACTCGATTGTACTTCATCCCTCTGATCTACCTGGTGTGGTTCGTGTGGGACCGGGACACTTCCGAGAAGGGTGGAAGACGCCTGGAATCACCCAGGAACTGGCGTGTGTGGCGCCTCGCAGCGGAGTATTTCCCGATGAAACTGCACAAAACTGTTGATATCGCTACAGATCGGAATTATGTTTTTGCATATCATCCGCATGGGATTCTAGGATTTGGAGCATTTATGCACTTTGCTACAAATGGAACACACGCAGATAAAATATTCCCTGGACTGCGGAGATCTCTTTTGATACTCAAAGGACAATTTGACTTTCCTTTTTATCGGGAATATTTGATGCTGGCAG GATTGTGTGCCGTTACCAAGCGAAGTATAGAATGGATGCTCACACGAGAGGGGAAAGGAAATGCAGTGGTCATCATAATAGGGGGCGCTAAAGAAGCATTGGAGGCACATCCGGGAAGATACTGCATCGATCTGAAGGAGAGGAAAGGGTTTATCAAAATAGCCATGAGGCACGG GGCCGACATCGTGCCAGTATTTTCATTTGGCGAGAACGACATCTACCATCAAGTTAGCAATCCAAAGGGCTCCCGACTCCGCAACGCCCAGGAATGGCTGATGCAGTACACCGGATTCTCCCCGCCCATCCTAATGGGGAGGGGCTTCATTCAGAAGTATTTTGGAATGATGCCATTTAGGAGGCCTGTAAATACAGTGG TTGGGAGTCCGATACCAGTCGAAAAGATTGCCGAGCCGTCCAGAGAACAAATAAAAGACATGCATGCCATTTACATAAAAAAGCTGGAGGAATTATTCGAAGAACACAAGGGACGTTTCGGAGTGAGTGAAGATACTCACATAACGTACATGTAA